In Nocardioides conyzicola, one genomic interval encodes:
- a CDS encoding sugar ABC transporter substrate-binding protein — MIRTRTLRAAALAGALGLTLSLAACGGSDGSGKASGGDGSGPEGKTIAFVGYGNESPWGAAYNKTFTAALKDSGVKINDLTSMDAGTQIQNFNQAVSQKPDLIVALVLDTQAAVVPIQKAKQAGVPVLLVDGRPDPSVEKDVMAVVSDNPKLGEYAAQNIIEGLKAQGRDSGNVIVLMGTKSMLVTQDRMEGFDKVMATAPEYKVIEEQDTNWDPTLSGKVAQQLFAKHGCDGVQAAYGMADYMALPIVQAAKQAGCKVGGDDGLVVTGGNCFKAGIDSIRAGELYGTATEDPITIAKQSADYIERYFSGKNPPQSELVPEERVTAANLDELADQCSQA, encoded by the coding sequence ATGATCCGGACCCGAACTCTTCGCGCCGCGGCGCTTGCCGGCGCCCTCGGGCTGACGCTCAGCCTCGCCGCATGCGGCGGCTCCGACGGCTCGGGCAAGGCCTCGGGAGGCGACGGCAGCGGGCCCGAGGGCAAGACCATCGCCTTCGTCGGCTACGGCAACGAGAGCCCGTGGGGCGCGGCGTACAACAAGACCTTCACGGCGGCGCTGAAGGACTCCGGGGTCAAGATCAACGACCTGACCTCGATGGACGCCGGCACCCAGATCCAGAACTTCAACCAGGCGGTCTCCCAGAAGCCCGACCTGATCGTGGCGCTGGTGCTCGACACCCAGGCCGCCGTGGTGCCGATCCAGAAGGCCAAGCAGGCGGGCGTCCCGGTCCTGCTCGTCGACGGCCGGCCCGACCCGTCCGTCGAGAAGGACGTGATGGCCGTGGTGTCGGACAACCCCAAGCTCGGCGAGTACGCCGCGCAGAACATCATCGAGGGCCTCAAGGCGCAGGGCCGCGACTCCGGCAACGTGATCGTGCTGATGGGCACGAAGTCGATGCTGGTCACCCAGGACCGCATGGAGGGCTTCGACAAGGTCATGGCGACCGCGCCGGAGTACAAGGTCATCGAGGAGCAGGACACCAACTGGGACCCGACGCTGTCCGGCAAGGTCGCCCAGCAGCTGTTCGCCAAGCACGGCTGTGACGGCGTGCAGGCGGCGTACGGCATGGCGGACTACATGGCCCTGCCGATCGTCCAGGCCGCCAAGCAGGCGGGCTGCAAGGTCGGCGGCGACGACGGTCTCGTGGTGACCGGCGGCAACTGCTTCAAGGCCGGCATCGACTCGATCCGCGCGGGCGAGCTCTACGGCACGGCGACGGAGGACCCGATCACGATCGCCAAGCAGTCGGCCGACTACATCGAGCGCTACTTCAGCGGCAAGAACCCACCGCAAAGTGAGCTCGTCCCCGAGGAGCGGGTCACCGCCGCCAACCTCGACGAGCTCGCCGACCAGTGCAGCCAGGCATGA